In Parabacteroides sp. FAFU027, the following proteins share a genomic window:
- a CDS encoding polysaccharide deacetylase family protein, which translates to MLIERPPFLYRLLFPGAVWRMPQHNKCVYLTFDDGPIPEVTPWVLDFLDKQGIKATFFCVGDNVRKYPDIYREVLSRGHKTGNHTFNHLQGLRTLTKNYLSNVAKAAELIDSNLMRPPHGHIRIPQFFLLRRKYRIVMWDLVTRDYSKRLTGEEVFNNVRQYVRNGSIIVFHDSLKSVKNLQYALPKAVEWLKNEGYEFRLIE; encoded by the coding sequence ATGTTAATAGAACGTCCGCCATTCCTGTACCGGCTCCTCTTTCCGGGAGCCGTATGGAGAATGCCACAACATAACAAATGTGTTTATCTCACATTTGATGATGGTCCGATACCCGAGGTTACGCCTTGGGTATTGGATTTTTTAGATAAACAGGGTATTAAAGCCACCTTCTTCTGTGTGGGTGATAACGTCAGAAAATACCCGGACATTTACCGGGAGGTGCTCTCCCGGGGCCATAAGACGGGGAATCATACCTTCAACCACCTGCAGGGACTACGCACCTTGACCAAGAACTACCTCAGCAACGTAGCTAAAGCGGCCGAACTGATTGACAGCAACCTGATGCGTCCTCCGCACGGCCACATCCGCATTCCGCAATTCTTTCTGTTGCGCCGGAAATACCGGATTGTCATGTGGGACCTCGTTACCCGCGATTATAGCAAACGGCTCACCGGTGAAGAGGTATTCAACAATGTCAGGCAGTATGTCAGAAACGGTTCTATCATCGTTTTCCACGACTCCCTCAAGTCGGTTAAGAACCTTCAATACGCACTTCCCAAAGCGGTGGAATGGCTCAAAAACGAAGGCTACGAATTCCGTTTAATAGAATAA
- the atpC gene encoding ATP synthase F1 subunit epsilon translates to MHVDIISPEKILYAGTVNRVQLPGAHGYFELLNNHAPIVSTLKEGTVKVQDEKGVFHHFKIESGVVEASKNNVSVLVEE, encoded by the coding sequence ATGCATGTAGATATAATTTCTCCGGAAAAGATTCTGTATGCCGGGACAGTCAATCGTGTACAGCTTCCCGGTGCTCACGGATACTTTGAATTGCTGAATAATCACGCACCGATTGTCTCAACCCTCAAAGAAGGAACCGTAAAGGTACAGGACGAGAAAGGCGTATTTCACCATTTTAAAATTGAGAGCGGGGTCGTAGAGGCTTCTAAAAACAATGTAAGTGTATTGGTAGAGGAGTAA
- the atpE gene encoding ATP synthase F0 subunit C has protein sequence MVTLTVLLQAVANLAIAKMGAGIGAGFAAIGAGVGIGLIGKGAVEAIARQPEALGDIRSNMIMTAALVEGVAFFALVICLLILFT, from the coding sequence ATGGTAACATTAACTGTTTTGTTGCAAGCTGTTGCAAACTTGGCCATTGCTAAAATGGGTGCTGGTATCGGTGCTGGTTTTGCTGCGATTGGAGCAGGTGTAGGTATTGGACTTATCGGTAAAGGTGCGGTAGAAGCTATTGCACGTCAGCCAGAAGCATTGGGCGATATTCGTTCTAACATGATCATGACTGCGGCACTTGTTGAAGGGGTAGCTTTCTTCGCGTTGGTTATCTGCTTGCTTATCCTTTTCACTTAA
- a CDS encoding phosphatase PAP2 family protein: MKLLAVFLLFISLGIHAQNIDLEISKALNPNTVQPETKTFQFFSNSITPVLIAAPVAIFAIGEIQDDPDMAKKLTEYMGAFAISSVVTVGLKNTIKRERPFNAYPDEVFKYSSGGSYSFPSGHTSSAFSTATSLSLIYPKWYVIAPAFTWAGLVGYSRVYLGVHYPSDVLAGAVLGTGSAYLSHYLNKKLWEKKKPKLSLAYY; the protein is encoded by the coding sequence ATGAAACTACTTGCAGTTTTTCTTTTATTCATTTCCCTGGGAATTCATGCCCAAAACATTGATCTGGAAATATCCAAAGCACTGAATCCAAACACCGTACAGCCGGAAACAAAAACCTTCCAGTTTTTCTCAAACAGTATCACACCGGTATTGATCGCAGCTCCAGTGGCTATATTTGCCATTGGAGAGATACAGGACGATCCGGATATGGCCAAAAAGCTCACGGAATATATGGGAGCCTTTGCGATCTCCAGTGTAGTTACTGTCGGGCTGAAAAACACCATCAAAAGAGAAAGACCCTTCAACGCATATCCTGATGAAGTTTTCAAATATTCGTCAGGAGGAAGCTACTCTTTCCCATCCGGACATACTTCTTCGGCATTCTCTACGGCCACCTCATTAAGCCTGATCTATCCCAAATGGTATGTGATCGCTCCTGCATTTACCTGGGCCGGTCTGGTAGGCTATTCCCGTGTTTATCTCGGCGTACACTATCCATCCGATGTGCTGGCAGGTGCAGTCTTAGGAACCGGAAGTGCCTATCTGTCTCATTATCTCAATAAAAAACTTTGGGAAAAGAAGAAGCCGAAACTTTCGCTGGCCTATTATTGA
- a CDS encoding pyridoxamine 5'-phosphate oxidase family protein — MKAIHTQEQDNAEAIIAQCKICHIGLADTDGTPYVLPMNFGYADGVIYLHSGPEGSHLDILGRNNKICITFSTGDKLVYQDENVACSYSMRSDSVICRGKVEFVEDLEEKTDAMNILMANYTDRKFTYSNPAIMNVKVWKVEVESFNTKSFGLTYKEYLKRVNQ; from the coding sequence ATGAAAGCAATACACACCCAGGAACAGGACAACGCCGAAGCGATAATCGCTCAATGTAAAATCTGCCACATCGGACTGGCTGATACGGATGGAACTCCTTACGTATTACCGATGAACTTTGGTTATGCAGATGGTGTTATTTACCTGCACTCCGGACCGGAAGGCAGTCACCTCGATATATTGGGACGCAATAATAAGATTTGTATCACGTTTTCTACAGGAGACAAACTGGTTTATCAGGACGAAAATGTAGCCTGTAGCTACAGCATGCGTTCTGATAGTGTAATTTGCCGCGGAAAGGTTGAATTTGTAGAAGATCTTGAAGAGAAAACGGACGCAATGAATATCCTTATGGCAAATTATACCGACCGGAAGTTCACCTATTCCAATCCGGCCATCATGAATGTGAAGGTTTGGAAGGTCGAGGTGGAAAGTTTCAACACTAAATCATTCGGTTTGACCTACAAAGAATATCTGAAGAGGGTGAACCAGTAA
- the atpH gene encoding ATP synthase F1 subunit delta yields MNDSKISVRYAKALFSLALEKSVLPAVHADMEMLYLTTRTLPAFVQILESPVVKGSEKRVLIQNVFEKQVNPVTMSFLNLLLTNKREMYLENITRNFLSVYRQQSGKKAAVLSSAVALDQATIVKMTQAVAARFNAVIEMTTEINPSLIGGFVLQVEDQILDASVSSRLKQLRQELVKSN; encoded by the coding sequence ATGAACGATAGCAAGATATCTGTCAGATATGCAAAAGCTCTTTTTTCGCTGGCTTTGGAGAAGTCAGTCCTTCCGGCAGTTCATGCCGATATGGAGATGCTTTATCTGACTACACGAACACTCCCTGCATTTGTCCAGATCCTTGAAAGTCCTGTAGTGAAAGGTTCGGAGAAGAGAGTGTTAATCCAGAATGTCTTTGAGAAACAGGTTAATCCGGTAACGATGTCGTTTCTTAATCTGCTGCTCACCAATAAGCGTGAGATGTATCTGGAAAATATTACCCGCAACTTTTTGTCAGTTTACCGTCAGCAAAGCGGGAAGAAGGCGGCTGTACTTTCAAGTGCTGTAGCTCTTGATCAGGCAACGATTGTCAAAATGACACAGGCTGTTGCTGCCAGATTTAATGCTGTTATTGAGATGACTACTGAGATCAATCCTTCTTTAATAGGAGGTTTTGTCCTTCAGGTTGAGGATCAGATACTAGATGCCAGTGTTTCATCACGTTTGAAACAGCTTCGTCAGGAGTTAGTGAAATCGAATTAA
- a CDS encoding AAA family ATPase, translating into MENLLLKYMNERIGKAPLMSPPHPGPVITISRQCGCNANDVAEVLIEKINKIYAGSKTFVPWKHVSKEILAVASEELKMHPEKVEMLLDETEKNFAEELVLSFTDSYYAHGTKFKKVIGEVIRNIAVKGNVVIVGRASGIIAGDIPKSLHVQLEAPISWRTAMLSHRKNMSLIETRKYIDQVDKQRMAFRDHFKGKTSDKLEHDLSFNAQTLNADQIADLIIRAAEIRHLFD; encoded by the coding sequence ATGGAAAATCTATTGCTGAAATACATGAACGAGCGTATAGGCAAAGCTCCTCTGATGAGTCCGCCGCATCCGGGCCCGGTCATTACAATTTCCAGACAATGCGGCTGTAACGCCAACGATGTTGCAGAGGTATTGATCGAAAAGATAAACAAGATCTATGCGGGATCAAAGACTTTTGTTCCCTGGAAGCATGTCAGCAAGGAGATTCTGGCTGTAGCATCCGAGGAGTTGAAGATGCATCCCGAAAAGGTGGAAATGCTTCTTGACGAAACCGAAAAAAACTTTGCTGAAGAGTTGGTGCTCTCTTTTACCGATTCCTATTATGCCCATGGCACAAAGTTTAAAAAGGTAATCGGGGAAGTGATTCGTAATATTGCCGTCAAAGGAAATGTCGTTATCGTCGGACGTGCCAGTGGTATTATCGCCGGAGATATTCCGAAATCATTGCATGTTCAACTGGAAGCTCCGATCTCCTGGCGTACAGCGATGCTGAGTCATCGCAAAAATATGTCGTTGATCGAAACCCGGAAATACATTGATCAGGTAGATAAGCAACGTATGGCATTCCGGGATCATTTTAAAGGAAAAACCAGTGATAAACTGGAACATGATCTCTCATTTAATGCGCAGACTCTCAATGCAGACCAGATTGCCGATCTGATCATCAGAGCCGCAGAGATTCGTCATTTATTTGATTGA
- the atpD gene encoding F0F1 ATP synthase subunit beta — translation MSQSIGKIIQVIGPVVDVSFEQSGGDLPKIYDALEVKRENEQPLILECQQHIGENTVRTIAMDSTDGLWRGMEVFATGKAISVPTGGQIRGRLLNVIGEAIDGIGSLTKESSYEIHNKPPKFEDLSTEKEVLLTGIKVIDLLEPYSKGGKIGLFGGAGVGKTVLIMELINNIAKKYDGQSVFAGVGERTREGNDLLREMIESDVIKYGEAFKEDMAKGGWDLSLVDEKALADSKATLVFGQMNEPPGARARVALSGLSVAEYFRDGDKKGKGNDILFFVDNIFRFTQAGSEVSALLGRMPSAVGYQPTLATEMGLMQERITSTKYGSITSVQAVYVPADDLTDPAPATTFAHLDATTVLNRKISELGIYPAVDPLASTSRILNANDVGKAHYETAQRVKELLQRYKELQDIIAILGMDELSEADKLVVHRARRVQRFLSQPFHVAEAFTGMKGVWVPIEDTIKGFNMIIDGEVDEYPETAFSMVGTIEEAIEKGKRLLAEAK, via the coding sequence ATGAGTCAGTCTATAGGCAAAATCATACAGGTAATCGGACCTGTGGTTGACGTTAGTTTTGAGCAGTCCGGAGGTGATTTGCCCAAAATCTATGACGCACTTGAAGTGAAAAGAGAAAACGAACAGCCGTTGATCCTCGAATGTCAGCAGCACATCGGCGAAAATACCGTGCGTACCATCGCGATGGACTCAACTGACGGACTATGGCGCGGTATGGAGGTTTTCGCAACCGGTAAAGCCATTTCGGTTCCTACCGGAGGCCAGATTCGCGGTCGTCTGCTCAACGTAATCGGTGAGGCTATCGACGGTATCGGAAGTCTTACCAAAGAGAGTTCTTACGAGATCCACAACAAACCGCCGAAGTTTGAAGACCTTTCTACAGAGAAAGAGGTTCTTCTTACCGGGATTAAGGTAATTGACTTGTTGGAGCCTTATTCAAAAGGAGGTAAAATCGGTCTTTTCGGTGGTGCCGGCGTAGGTAAAACCGTTTTGATCATGGAGTTGATCAATAACATTGCAAAAAAATACGACGGTCAGTCGGTATTCGCCGGAGTAGGAGAGCGTACCCGTGAAGGGAATGACCTGCTTCGTGAGATGATCGAGTCTGACGTAATCAAATACGGGGAAGCCTTTAAGGAAGATATGGCCAAAGGCGGTTGGGATTTGAGTCTGGTGGATGAAAAAGCATTGGCAGATTCTAAAGCAACCCTGGTGTTCGGTCAGATGAACGAACCTCCAGGTGCCCGTGCCCGTGTGGCTTTGTCAGGTCTTTCAGTTGCGGAGTATTTCCGTGACGGGGATAAAAAAGGCAAAGGAAATGACATCCTCTTCTTCGTGGATAACATCTTCCGTTTCACCCAGGCAGGTTCTGAGGTATCGGCGTTGTTGGGACGTATGCCTTCAGCTGTAGGTTACCAACCTACGCTGGCTACTGAGATGGGTTTGATGCAGGAACGTATTACTTCTACCAAATACGGATCTATTACTTCCGTACAGGCTGTGTACGTACCTGCGGATGACTTGACTGACCCGGCTCCGGCAACGACATTTGCCCACCTTGATGCGACTACGGTATTGAACCGTAAGATTTCCGAGCTGGGTATTTATCCTGCGGTTGACCCGTTGGCTTCAACATCACGTATCCTTAACGCAAATGACGTGGGTAAAGCTCACTATGAGACTGCACAGCGTGTAAAAGAGCTTCTCCAGCGTTATAAAGAACTTCAGGATATCATCGCCATCCTTGGTATGGACGAGTTGTCAGAAGCGGATAAACTTGTAGTACACCGTGCACGCCGTGTACAGCGCTTCCTGTCACAACCTTTCCACGTGGCAGAGGCATTTACCGGTATGAAAGGTGTTTGGGTCCCAATCGAAGATACCATCAAAGGTTTCAACATGATTATTGACGGTGAAGTGGATGAATATCCTGAAACTGCCTTCAGTATGGTGGGAACGATTGAAGAAGCGATTGAAAAAGGAAAACGTCTGTTGGCAGAGGCTAAATAA
- the atpG gene encoding ATP synthase F1 subunit gamma, producing the protein MANLKEIRTRIASVKSTQQVTGAMKLVSAAKLRKAQDAIIQIRPYAEKLQGVLAHITQNVEPGMNQKYARRQAVNRVLIIAISSNRGLCGGFNINVVKKTVELLNTTYADHYRRGMVDILAIGKKAADALKARNIRNIKVNTEIYDNLTFSSVTAVATQIMEQYADGTYDQVEMIYNQFKNAAVQKLVVEQFLPVVESDSSVSAHQGMKPVYFFEPSVDEIVNVMFPKALKVQFYKAMTDSFASEHGARMTAMHKATDNAAELIKTLNLTYNKARQASITNEILEIVSGANALNG; encoded by the coding sequence ATGGCGAATTTAAAAGAAATACGAACCCGGATCGCATCTGTAAAGTCAACGCAACAGGTGACCGGAGCCATGAAGCTGGTTTCGGCGGCAAAACTGCGAAAAGCGCAGGATGCGATTATCCAGATTCGTCCGTATGCTGAAAAGCTGCAAGGTGTATTAGCTCATATTACACAAAATGTCGAACCGGGCATGAACCAAAAATATGCCCGGCGTCAGGCGGTTAACCGTGTATTGATCATTGCCATTTCCTCAAACCGGGGATTGTGTGGCGGATTCAATATCAACGTGGTTAAGAAAACTGTGGAATTGCTGAACACTACGTATGCCGATCATTACCGTCGTGGCATGGTGGATATCCTGGCCATCGGTAAGAAAGCGGCAGATGCACTGAAGGCAAGAAACATCCGGAATATTAAAGTAAATACCGAAATATACGACAATCTGACATTCAGCTCTGTAACCGCTGTGGCAACACAGATCATGGAGCAGTATGCAGATGGAACTTATGACCAGGTGGAGATGATTTACAACCAGTTTAAAAATGCCGCAGTGCAGAAACTGGTCGTTGAGCAATTCCTGCCTGTTGTTGAGTCAGATTCTTCCGTGTCAGCTCATCAGGGAATGAAACCGGTTTACTTTTTTGAGCCTTCGGTGGATGAAATCGTGAACGTGATGTTTCCCAAAGCATTAAAAGTTCAGTTCTACAAAGCAATGACCGATTCTTTCGCTTCTGAACATGGAGCGCGTATGACGGCCATGCATAAAGCCACTGACAATGCCGCGGAGTTGATAAAAACGCTGAACCTGACCTACAATAAAGCGCGTCAGGCATCGATTACCAACGAAATTCTTGAGATCGTAAGTGGAGCTAACGCTCTGAACGGATAA
- the atpA gene encoding F0F1 ATP synthase subunit alpha — protein MMAGINPAEVSEILKKQLEGFNAAIEFEEVGTVLQVGDGIARVYGLSNVQSNEMVEFDSGVKGIVLNLEEDNVGCVLLGSSEKIKEGDRVKRTRKIASINVGEGVLGRVINTIGEPVDGKGPIAGTLYEMPLERKAPGVIYRQPVEEPLQTGIKAIDAMIPIGRGQRELIIGDRQTGKTAIAIDTIINQKEFYEKGEPVYCIYVAIGQKGSTVANIAKTLEENGAMPYTTIVMSTAADPAALQFFAPFAGAAIGEYFRDTGRAALIVYDDLSKQAVSYREVSLLLRRPPGREAYPGDVFYLHSRLLERAAKINSTQSVVEQMNDVPESIKHLVKGGGSLTALPIIETQDGDVSAYIPTNVISITDGQIFLESHLFNAGIRPAINVGISVSRVGGKAQIKAMKKVAGTLKIDQAEYRELEAFSKFGSDLDAATKNVLEKGARNVEILKQGLFSPVRVEKQIAILYCGTRGLMMDVPVSRVDEFESEFIRVLEAQHNNVLETLSRGEINDSVTQVLESVAKEVSAKFKA, from the coding sequence ATTATGGCCGGAATTAATCCTGCAGAAGTTTCCGAAATACTGAAAAAACAGTTAGAAGGTTTCAATGCCGCCATCGAATTTGAGGAGGTAGGGACCGTTTTGCAAGTAGGGGACGGTATCGCCCGCGTTTACGGTTTGTCAAATGTCCAGTCCAACGAAATGGTGGAGTTTGACAGCGGAGTAAAAGGGATCGTACTTAACCTGGAAGAAGACAACGTTGGTTGTGTATTATTAGGTTCATCTGAAAAGATCAAAGAGGGTGACCGCGTAAAACGTACCCGTAAAATCGCCTCTATTAATGTAGGTGAAGGCGTACTGGGACGCGTAATCAACACCATTGGTGAGCCCGTGGACGGTAAAGGCCCGATTGCGGGAACTTTATACGAAATGCCACTGGAGCGTAAAGCACCAGGGGTAATCTACCGCCAGCCGGTTGAAGAACCGCTACAGACCGGTATCAAAGCGATCGACGCGATGATTCCAATCGGCCGCGGTCAGCGTGAGTTGATCATTGGTGACCGTCAGACCGGTAAAACTGCCATTGCGATCGACACCATTATCAACCAAAAAGAATTTTACGAAAAAGGGGAACCTGTTTACTGTATCTATGTAGCCATAGGCCAGAAAGGTTCTACCGTAGCTAATATTGCCAAGACACTGGAAGAAAACGGTGCGATGCCTTATACAACCATCGTTATGTCAACCGCTGCTGACCCTGCTGCTTTGCAGTTCTTCGCTCCGTTTGCCGGTGCTGCTATCGGCGAATATTTCCGCGATACCGGTCGTGCTGCATTGATTGTGTACGATGATTTATCAAAACAGGCTGTTTCATACCGTGAAGTGTCGTTGTTGCTTCGTCGTCCGCCAGGTCGTGAGGCGTATCCTGGTGACGTATTCTATTTGCACTCACGTCTTTTGGAGCGTGCTGCAAAGATCAACTCTACCCAGTCAGTTGTCGAGCAAATGAACGACGTACCTGAATCGATCAAGCATTTGGTGAAAGGTGGCGGTTCGTTGACTGCTCTTCCGATTATTGAAACACAGGACGGTGACGTTTCTGCATATATCCCGACCAACGTAATTTCGATTACCGACGGACAGATTTTCCTTGAGTCTCACTTGTTCAATGCCGGTATCCGTCCTGCGATCAACGTAGGTATTTCGGTATCCCGTGTAGGGGGTAAAGCGCAGATCAAGGCGATGAAAAAGGTAGCCGGTACGTTGAAGATTGACCAGGCGGAATACCGTGAGCTGGAGGCTTTCTCCAAATTCGGATCTGACCTTGATGCCGCTACAAAAAATGTATTGGAAAAAGGAGCCCGTAACGTGGAAATCCTGAAACAAGGCTTGTTTTCACCGGTACGTGTGGAGAAACAGATTGCAATCCTGTATTGCGGTACCCGTGGGCTTATGATGGATGTTCCGGTTAGTCGCGTGGATGAGTTTGAGTCAGAGTTTATCCGTGTTCTTGAAGCTCAGCACAATAATGTGCTGGAGACATTGAGTCGTGGTGAAATCAATGACAGCGTAACTCAGGTGCTGGAGTCAGTTGCTAAAGAAGTTTCTGCGAAATTCAAAGCATAA
- a CDS encoding AtpZ/AtpI family protein, translating to MGKTNGEDKLKKGKKALNSYATISSLILQLVALIVLGGWGGKELDRWLKFSFPLFTLLFLLITACFGFYYLVKTMLKK from the coding sequence ATGGGGAAGACTAACGGGGAAGACAAATTGAAGAAAGGGAAAAAAGCCCTTAATTCTTACGCAACAATATCGAGCCTGATACTTCAACTCGTTGCACTTATAGTACTGGGAGGATGGGGCGGCAAAGAGCTGGACAGATGGTTGAAGTTTTCTTTCCCGCTCTTTACTTTACTGTTTTTGCTGATCACGGCATGCTTTGGTTTTTATTATCTGGTCAAAACGATGCTTAAAAAATAG
- the atpF gene encoding F0F1 ATP synthase subunit B, with protein sequence MELVMPEFGLLFWMLVSFSILFFILKKFAWKPILKALADRENSIDEALKAADKAKEEMARLQEDNQRILKEAMLERDKILKEARELKDSIVSEAKNLATVEANKVLENAKIAIEREKTAAIEEMKNSIAIFSLDIAEKILKDRLTDDTRQKELVKKFVDQIEIN encoded by the coding sequence ATGGAATTAGTAATGCCCGAATTTGGCTTGCTTTTCTGGATGTTGGTATCGTTCTCGATTCTGTTTTTTATCCTGAAAAAGTTTGCCTGGAAACCGATCCTGAAAGCACTCGCTGATCGCGAGAACTCGATTGATGAGGCTCTGAAAGCTGCCGATAAGGCAAAAGAGGAGATGGCTCGTTTGCAGGAAGACAATCAGCGAATCCTGAAAGAGGCGATGCTTGAGCGCGATAAAATCCTCAAAGAGGCACGTGAACTGAAAGACTCGATCGTATCCGAAGCAAAAAATCTGGCAACCGTCGAAGCGAATAAAGTGCTTGAGAATGCCAAGATTGCGATCGAACGTGAAAAAACAGCGGCTATAGAAGAAATGAAAAACAGTATTGCAATCTTTTCACTTGATATTGCTGAAAAAATTCTGAAAGACCGTTTAACTGACGATACACGTCAAAAAGAGCTGGTGAAGAAATTTGTAGATCAAATCGAGATTAATTAA
- the atpB gene encoding F0F1 ATP synthase subunit A, which produces MKFSRILFLLFFALMATFSLSASGEQAESKNEAHSGFSPQKLIFHHINDAYEWHITTIGETHVAIPLPVIVYSKQTGLHAFMSGNFHHGEEAYQGFKIAHEGKNEGKVVEIQPDGSEVRPVDISITKNVTSLFISIVLLLVIFLSASKRYKENFARAPKGIQSWVEPIIIFVRDDVAKAAIPGKYMTYLPYLLTIFFFIFLNNLLGLIPIFPGGANLTGNIAITMVLALITFVITQFSSNKAYWTHIVNMPGVPWWLKFPIPLMPVIEIMGLFIKPFVLMIRLFANITAGHIVALAFYCLIFVFGEKNIFAGYGVSVVSVAFTVFMALIELLVAFIQAYVFTLLSAMYFGMAMESHEEHHE; this is translated from the coding sequence ATGAAATTTTCCCGAATTTTATTTCTGCTGTTTTTTGCCCTAATGGCTACTTTTTCACTCTCAGCATCCGGCGAACAAGCCGAATCCAAAAATGAAGCTCACAGTGGTTTCAGTCCTCAGAAACTTATTTTTCACCACATCAATGATGCTTATGAGTGGCACATAACTACGATTGGTGAAACTCACGTAGCAATTCCACTTCCTGTTATCGTTTACAGCAAACAGACCGGATTACATGCTTTTATGTCAGGTAATTTCCATCATGGAGAAGAGGCATATCAGGGCTTTAAGATTGCTCATGAAGGAAAAAACGAAGGCAAAGTAGTTGAGATACAACCTGATGGCTCAGAGGTGCGTCCCGTAGATATTTCGATTACTAAAAACGTAACGTCTCTGTTTATCAGTATCGTATTGCTGCTTGTGATTTTCCTCAGTGCCTCAAAGAGATACAAAGAGAACTTTGCCCGTGCACCCAAAGGTATTCAAAGCTGGGTAGAGCCGATCATTATCTTTGTCCGTGATGATGTTGCCAAAGCGGCAATTCCGGGTAAGTACATGACGTATCTGCCTTATCTGCTCACGATCTTCTTCTTTATTTTTCTCAATAACTTGCTGGGATTAATCCCTATTTTCCCGGGAGGAGCCAACCTTACCGGTAATATCGCTATAACCATGGTGTTGGCGCTTATTACCTTCGTTATCACGCAGTTTAGTTCCAATAAAGCCTACTGGACGCACATTGTCAATATGCCCGGTGTCCCCTGGTGGTTGAAGTTTCCGATACCGTTGATGCCAGTCATCGAAATCATGGGACTCTTTATCAAGCCGTTCGTATTGATGATCCGACTTTTCGCCAACATAACTGCGGGGCACATCGTGGCGTTGGCATTCTACTGTCTGATTTTCGTTTTCGGAGAAAAGAATATTTTTGCCGGTTACGGGGTGTCGGTTGTGTCGGTTGCATTTACGGTCTTTATGGCTTTGATCGAATTACTGGTAGCCTTTATCCAGGCGTATGTATTTACCCTGTTGTCAGCTATGTACTTCGGTATGGCGATGGAGTCACACGAAGAACATCACGAGTAA